A region of the Hydra vulgaris chromosome 12, alternate assembly HydraT2T_AEP genome:
GTTGATAATTGTGTTAAAAAGTTAAGTGCAGGACACCTAACAACACTCTCagctttttaagaaaaagagcTTATAGAAGTTCTTCTGACCATGTCACAGAGATTATTTGGCCTGTCTCCAAAAGATGTGAACCAAATGGTATTCCAGTTTTGTGAATAAAATGGTATTATTTACAAGTTTAATTGTGGAACTAAGTCAGCAGGAAAAGAATGGTTTAGGGGTTTTTTGAAACGTCATAATAAACTCTCTGTAAGAGTTGCTGAATCAACGTCATTGCATCGAGCCATTGGGTTTAatagaataaaagttaattgtttttatgatgaactagaaaaaataatgtttaatgcCAATGGAATGCAGATTATTCCACCATCAAACTTATTCAACGTAGACGAACCCGGATTGTCTTTATGCCATAAACCAGGAAAAGTTGTTGCCCTGAAGGGAAAACATAGTGTTGGCAGCTTAACAAGCTCGGAAAGAAGAAAAACAATCACAATAGTTTGTTGCCAATCAGCAAGCGGATTTTTTGTCCCTCCAATGCTGATTTATCTACGTATTCGAGTGAGACctgaatttttagataaaacccCAGTTGGTTCTATTTCTGGTGGCAGCAAAAATGGGTGGATAACAACTggtttgtttgaaaaatggttTGATCATTTTTTACTAGCAGTCCAGCCACAGTCAAGAAACCAACCAGTTCTTCTAATTTTAGATGGACAttcaagtcataaaaaaaatcttagtgttATTATAAAAGCTCGCGAGacaaatgttattatattatcactTCCACCCCACTGCACACACAAACTGCAACCACttgatgtttcattttttaaaagcctcAAAATATTCTATGATCAAGAAGTTGGTACTTGGCTTCGTCATCATCCAGGTCGTCCTGTAACTGAATTAGAGGTTAGTGAATTATTTGGAATAGCTTATGGGAAAGCTGCAACTGTTCAAAATTGTCAGTCAGGGTTTAAAAAATGTGGAATATATCCATTTGATAGAAATGTGTTTACTGAAGAAGACTTTGCTGCAGTTAAGGCTACTGATCACTCATATAttgtatcaaaaatttcaaaaccaaaTATTACCTCTGAAATGCATCCTACTCTCAACAATGGGTTAGACTCTGCTAAAGATTTAGATCATGTTGATTTTGTCACAGAATGTATTATTGCTTTTCAAAaagataaatcattttaaaaggtGTATTATTTTTACCATCTTCCaccatttattttaaacacagatttaatttgttttatatcaagcaaaataataatttttctgttgttttattagcctaaaaaaaaatttcttaaaaaatttgttcaaatttctttaaaacattttaactatttttttataatttacatgttgaattttattcatcttcttaaattaaatatttttatttagaatctgTTTCACCAAACTTATCATTTACACTTCATAAGTCATTAGAATTAGCCACCTCTAATGAAACCTCACAACCTCATGGTGTTACATTTGGATCACTAGCTGgacttgaaattaaaaatacaaaacgaaCAGGTATAAAAAGGAGGGTAAATCATGCTGAAAAAATTACTGGATCACCATATAAATCTCAGCTAGAGGAATCTTTAACTTTGAAATATAAGAACAGTCAGCCACGTAAAAAGTgcattaaaaaagatatatctaCACATCAAAAGGCACGTTTGAATAACCTTGATGCAAAAGGTGTgattaataaacaactttgtGCAAAATGTCAATACAGTTATGGTGATCCTGTCGATCCGTATTTAAAGGATAATTGGGATAAATGTCATAAATGCTCTAGATGGTGGCATGAAACATGTGCTGCTATATGTGGTGTTTatgctaaaaaagtatttacttgTGATGATTGTATGAAACActgattctttaaaaaaaagttatatgtcatatattgataaactgttttttaactttcttaaataaatctctttttataaaattttctttgaattttgtattttatttttttatgtttaactatagaagttatgtaaaatattattttattaacttcatATGAGCTTATAAACAAGAACTcttatttaaatagaatttagAAATAATCATCGAAATCATAGAAATTAGTAATCATTTCATATACAATTTTACTTTGAAAgcaaatttttctaataagGTTTCTGTTTTGGGTGATATATTCATACTTTACTAAAATAGGtggttcaaaaattattaatctttGCAGTTGCAACGCccttaattaaaattgtaacaGATTCCATTTAAGAGACAATTACTTTATACAATGGAGATTTATagctgtttataatattttaattatattaatgtgCTTCCAACAAACGTCTTAATTTTCTCAAGTATGCCGAATTTACCGTATCATAGTGCCGAAAATACCATACTAGGTCGCTAATTTCGTCATTTTTGAgtgttttgtaaaacaaattttacatgaAACTTTgtaagtttaaaacaattttttaactattatttaatagatataTCTGCAGGGCATTAATATGCATGATTTTTTAACGTTATTAAAGCAACCGTTGTCTATAAACAACAAAATGGCTTAATACGCCGAAATTACCCTACcttaccctatatatatatatatatatatatatatatatatatatatatatatatatatatatatatatatatatatatatatatatatatatatatatatatatatatatatatatatatatatatatgtatatatatatatatatatatatatatatatatatatatatatatatatatatatatatatatacatatatattcaataCAGGATCACTACACATTGTTCGTTACATTCTAACCATCAAACTAAAATCAAGAAATAACCTTTGCTTTGATTTAAAGCCGGATTCACTTTTATCACTAGCCATTTTTTTACTAGCCATTTTGGAAAGTTCAAATGACGCAGTTCAATTCAGTAATTTGTGGATATGATTCGTTAATAGGGTGGTtcaaataacaacatttttgaaaaatatctgcAGCTCACACATgtgttttatatgataaaataacactgaatttaaaagttttttgaataaaaaatatttttgctggtCTCAATGAcccttgaatatttaaaaatattgaataaaaaaattgaattatataaaaatttcaaaaataatcatcattttataaaaaaaatattatttttttgaaaatgacatattttagaaaatgacatattttaacaaaaaataaaaagtatgcgTTTTCGcaaagttttttagttataaatttttacaaagttaaaccAACATTGTCCCAAGATAATcttaaatttctatatttttccTTACATCCAAAGTTATCTTACGTACGCTAATatttcatgggcaagtacaCACAAATCCAAATTGAATACTCTTTATATAAGTCAAAAACACGCATCAAGATTAGTTTATGATAAAGATAAACTCTCCCATGCTGAACCtttaataaaaaccttaaagcTCTAAATGTTTACTAAATAAGCATCAATCAAAATATTCTATTCATGCTTAAATACAATCTTGGACTAGTCCCATCGCATTTTtcagataacttttttcaaattaactcTAATAGATATACCACAAGAGCAACAGGGAACTTCACATTACctaaaaaaatgacaaagttCTCACGATTCTCTTTTTCCTACCTGGGTCCGTACCTGTATAACAAAGTAATATTcgaaaatatagaacttaaagcattaaataatcccgccactttgaaaaaaaatttatactaaaatatttatgtttatcatCGACTGTATATAATTTAATctcttttaactttatataacaattaattagatttatttaaccatttaaTAAGGTACTCGATGATAAGACTATATAGTCTTCTTTGAGTCTCCTTTACAACAACATGTTTATATTTGAAGtaacaatagtttttagttttgatttgaaaaacactgttagtttttatgataaaaaacgtgatttattaatttaacgttatattttgtaataattgcTAAATTACGTattcttatgttattttttgtattctttgcATTATATTATGTGATAGAGTTGTAACGTAATGAAGTGTAAATATATTgaagcagtaaaaaaaaaaaaaaacttttttatcaatttttttttctaaaataataattatttttcaaattttaatataacttcgcttcttttgagatcCAACAATacatttgaataacttttaattaatattagggTACCATTAAATGTCTTGAGGcactactaaaaatatttttcattcaaaaaacttttaaatctactgttattttatcatatataacaCATCAATAACACATTATGGTAAACATATTAAGCTAACCAAGAGCtgtagatattttttcaaaatattgttttttgaacctatgggttaaagaaaaaattagataataatttgaattttgctTATTAAGATTCAATATGACatttaacaatttgttatttactttaatattttctttatatgtaAAGTAGAACAATATAAAAACCTgactagaaattttttatattgaccaTTTGTGACAGTTGGATATTGACCAAATTTGTACCACTCTCTTTTATGAGATAGCATCAGTGCGGTCCATGCTACAGTACTTTCATGAATGGTTTTCAAAGGTTGAAAATCATTCatgaaaatgattttcaaaaagttggaGATAAGAACACAATTGTAAGTTTTGGCATGTCATAAAAGATATtggtaatattatttttacaaatgttatcATACCTGGagatttatattgatttttagtTTCTCAATGTTTAGTCGTTGTTgcgctgtaaaaaaaaaagtccgtAGCTTTTATCAGACTTTTTCCGTTATGTTACGAAAAAATTTCGTTTTTCATAGatcaatactattttttaacaattacatCTTTTAACACAATTTTGTCCGTACTTATGATACAGAAAAAGTCCTCATTTTATACGCCTTCAGAGTATACTATTTTGAAATGGTCTCTCGTGAAAAGGTCCCTCTTGATAGTTCCTCGAAACTAATGATATACAAATAATAggaaagaatatatattttttattctttcttttttacaCATTAAAGTAAATCGTCTtacaataaaatagttaaaatgatAAACCGTTACATAATAAGAAATaagttaaagataaaagaaCGAGGATAGGGGAGACCGGGGATAGTTGGCCGCAAGGGTACGTTGACGAACTGCGTTTATCTTTAAAGCCTTTCATCAGAAAGTGACAAAAATTACTCAGAAACTTCCTAATTATACTAAGTCAGATCAAGTTATACTTGATCTGACTTAGTATAATAAGGaagctactggtaacatgtaaccc
Encoded here:
- the LOC136087825 gene encoding uncharacterized protein LOC136087825, with the protein product MFNANGMQIIPPSNLFNVDEPGLSLCHKPGKVVALKGKHSVGSLTSSERRKTITIVCCQSASGFFVPPMLIYLRIRVRPEFLDKTPVGSISGGSKNGWITTGLFEKWFDHFLLAVQPQSRNQPVLLILDGHSSHKKNLSVIIKARETNVIILSLPPHCTHKLQPLDVSFFKSLKIFYDQEVGTWLRHHPGRPVTELEVSELFGIAYGKAATVQNCQSGFKKCGIYPFDRNVFTEEDFAAVKATDHSYIVSKISKPNITSEMHPTLNNGLDSAKDLDHVDFVTECIIAFQKDKSF